One window of Populus nigra chromosome 5, ddPopNigr1.1, whole genome shotgun sequence genomic DNA carries:
- the LOC133695183 gene encoding F-box protein At5g67140-like, with translation MEREEAEIDRLPIDLVAYIFGFIISFTDLAQASSVCRKWKEGVKQSLAQRNSMSFAGWKMDDDSTTRLVRLAYNLKELDISRSRWDCQITDNGLYQISLANCIGNLTSISLWGMARITDRGVVQLISRANSLQHLNIGGTFVTDESLFAIADSCPRLKSIVLWSCRHVTEIGLLNLVNKCRKLESINVWGTRVPVNCFIDLLTISPSLQIKPPGVLLNFGGAAILPVA, from the exons TACCAATAGACTTAGTGGCTTACATATTTGGTTTCATCATTTCCTTCACTGATTTAGCCCAGGCAAGTAGTGTCTGCAGGAAATGGAAAGAAGGGGTGAAGCAATCTTTAGCTCAAAGAAACAGTATGAGCTTTGCTGGTTGGAAGATGGATGATGATTCCACTACCCGTCTTGTACGCCTTGCTTACAACCTCAAAGAACTTGACAT TTCTAGGAGCCGTTGGGATTGCCAGATAACTGACAATGGACTGTATCAAATTTCTCTGGCAAATTGTATTGGCAACTTGACATCCATATCTCTATGGGGCATGGCCAGGATCACTGACAGGGGTGTTGTTCAACTG ATTTCAAGGGCTAATTCATTGCAACACCTGAACATTGGTGGTACATTTGTCACAGATGAGTCTTTATTTGCTATTGCAGATAGCTGTCCACGTTTAAAG aGCATTGTCCTATGGAGCTGCCGCCATGTAACAGAAATTGGGCTTCTTAATCTAGTAAATAAATGCCGAAAACTCGAATCAATCAATGTATGGGGAACCAGAGTTCCTGTAAACTGCTTCATTGATTTGCTGACTATTAGCCCTTCCCTTCAAATTAAACCACCAGGAGTGCTTTTAAACTTTGGAGGTGCTGCAATATTGCCAGTCGCATGA